From the genome of Streptomyces sp. NBC_01142:
CGCGATCGCCGTGCCGGGCACCGCCAGCTGCGCCGCCGCCCGCGCGATGTCCTCCTTGGCGCTCAGCTCAAGTGCCGACTTGGCCTCGAACCCCGGCTCGTGCGTGCTCGCCTCGACCACCGGCACCGCGCCGCCGTGGACCTTCTCGATGACCCCCTGCCGGGCCAGGGCGTCCAGATCCCGGCGCACCGTCATGTCGGAGACATTGAGCTTGCGGGTGAGTTCATTGACCCGCACCCCACCGCGCCGGCGCACCTCGTCGAGGATCAGGGCACGCCGCTGCTCCGCGAGCAGGTTCTGGTTGTCGCTCACTGCCGGGGCCGGTCCTTCCATCTCGTCGTACACCACCCATGGCCAAGGTTTCTCATCCTCGCACGGGCCCCGCCGACCGGGCTCGGGGAGATTCCGTGAGAGCCGTGCGCCGAACTGCCATGGTCCGGGATTCTGGTCACGAACCTTGGCACGGCCGCGCACTGATCGATCCTCCCATCGAGAGAGCGAGTCCCAGAAGTGTCCCCTGCCACTCCAGTGCCGCAGAGCGGAGGACCCGCGCTCGAGCTGCTGGTCCACGGCGTCGGCGGCGCCACCCCGCAGGACATGCTCGGCGACCCCCGTACGGTCCGGGTCACCGGCGACGAGAAGGCCGCCGTGTACCGGCGCACCGAAGACGTCGAAGCGGAGCTCCGCCCCGATCAGCACGCGGACCGGCCCATTCCGGAGGCGTACTGCTGGTCCAACCTCACGTCGGGGAACGGCGCACGGGCCCTGTGGCTGCTGCTGCTCCCCTTCATGGTGGTCAACCTCGCGCACTGGATGCGCCCGAGGGCCAAGGGCCGCAGAGGGACCACTCGGCTGTACGGGGTGCTGGTGCGGCTCGTCGCGCTCAGTCTCACCGTGCTGCTGACCGCCGCGGCCTGCGAGGTCGCGCTGGACCTCCTGGCCTGGCAGTGCGCGGGATCGCCCGAGTGCGCCCGGGAGAGGTCCTGGCTCGGCTTCCTGTCGAGTGCCCAGGGCGGCTGGTGGTCACAGCCGGGCAGGCGCCTGGCACTCGCCGCCGTGGTGCCGGCCGCGCTGGTGGGCCTGCTCTGGTACCTCTCCCACCGCACCTGGAGCGCGTACGAATCCCAGCGGCCGCCGACCGGAGAGGACGCGGAGGAGGACGAGGACGACGCGGAGGAGGACGGCAACGGTGAGGAGCCCAGGCCGTCCACGACGGTCGTCCGGCCCGCACTGGGCAGGCCGGGCTTCTGGTACGGCCGGCGGCTCGTCGCCCGGCTGCGGGCCGCGCACACGGCCGCCGGGTTCCTGACCGTCGCCGCGGCGGTCACCGGCGCCGCGGCCCGCCACGACCGCGGCGCCGGCGGCCCGCTGATGGAGCTCACCGGCGTGCTGCTGGAGGCAACTCTCGCCGCGGCATCGCTTGCTGTGCTGTGGGTGGTCTTCCGCCGCGGGCGCAGCGAGAAGCGGATGGACGCGCGGCTCGACCGCGCCGCAGTCCGCTATCTGCCCGGCGCCGCGCTCGCCCTGCTCGGCCTGTCGATGCTGTACGCCTCCTGGTCCCGCCCCGGCTGGGTCTCCGGCGCCACCCTCCCCGGCGACGTGACCTTCCGTGTCATCGCCCTCGCCCAGGGCGCCCTGGTCGTCGCCCTGGCCGTCGCCGCGCGGATCCTCCACCGCCGGGCGCGTCACCCCCGTACCGTCATGCACGGAATGGGCGGGCCCGCCGTCGCGACGCTCGCCTGCGCCCTGGGCGGAGTGATGACCGGAGGCATCGCCCAGCGCGTGGGCGACTGGCTGGACGGCCCCGGCACCCCCGGTATGGACGGGGAGGGCTCCATCCCCGGACCTCCGGTACTGCTCAGCTGGCAGGCCTCGGTCATCCCGGTCCTGCTGCTCGTACTGCTCGTCCCGGTCGTCGTCCTCGCCTTACGGACCTGGTCGGCGGCCCGCCGCCTCGCCCGCCCGGTCGAGGCGGACTACGACGAGGGCCGCCCGGACGCCGTCCGCACCCGGCGGATAGCAGGCACCCGGGCACGGGCCGCACTCACCGACACCGCCCCGCGGATCGTCGGCATCGTCTCCGGCGCCACCCTGCTACTGGGCGCGGGCGCCGTCGCCGGGGCCTGGGCGAGCGGCGAAGTGCCCGGCAAGGCGTTCGGGAACAGCCACCCCTTCGTCGAGTCGGCCGCCGAGAGCGCACAGGCGCTGGGTTCCTGGCTGATCGGCTTCGGATTCATACTGTTCGTCACCATGGGCCGCCGCGCCTACCGCGACGCCTCCGCCCGGCGCACCATCGGCATCCTCTGGGACGTCGGCACCTTCTGGCCGCGCGCGGCACACCCCTTCGCGCCCCCGTGCTACGCCGAGCGCGCGGTCCCCGACCTCACCTGGCGGATGTGCACCTGGACCGGCCGGACCGGCGGACGGCTCGTCATCTCCGGCCACTCGCAGGGCAGTGTGCTCGCCGCGGCCGCCGTCTGGCAGCTGCCCGCCGCCACCCGGCGCCGGGTGGCGCTGCTGACGTACGGATCCCCGCTGGAGCGGCTGTACGGCCGCTGGTTCCCCGCCTACTTCGGTCCTGTCGCGTTGCGCGAGCTCCGCAGTGAAGTGCACTGCTGGCGCAATCTCTGGCGGCACACCGACCCGATTGGCGGGCCGGTGCTGGTCCCCGCGGAGGGCGACCACCCCGCAGTGGACCTGGACGCCCTCAAGGACCCGGTGGTGTACGGCCGTTCGGAGCGCTACCCACTGCCCGAACCGATCCTCGGGCACTCCGAGTACCAGGCCGACCCGCACTTCGCCACGGAGCGCGGGAAGCTGCTCGACCGGCTCTCACCGGCCGTTCCCCGGCAGTCTCAGGGCAGTTCGGGCAGATCGTCCGGGTAGAGCAGGGTCAGGTCGTCGGTGTTCGCCTCGGTGAGCTCGGCGACCCGGCCCGCATGCCGCTCCACCATCGACTCGAACGTCTGCCGCGCGGTGCGGCCGTTGCCGAACGCGGGCCCCTTGGGCAGCGCCGTGAAGTACTTCAGCAGCGCCTCGCCGGTGCCCGTTCCCAGCCGGTACTCATGCTCCTCGGCCTGCTGTTCCACGATCCGCAGCAGCTCTTCGGGGACGTAGTCGCTGAAGGTGATGGTCCGTGAGAAACGGGATGCCACACCGGGGTTGACGGAGAGGAAGCGCTCCATTTCGGCGGTGTACCCGGCGACGATCACCACGACCGCCTCCCGGTGGTCCTCCATCAGCTTCACCAGTGTGTCGATGGCCTCCTTGCCGAAGTCCCGCCCGGAGTCCTCGGGGGACAGGGCGTACGCCTCGTCGATGAAGAGCACCCCGCCGCGCGCCCGGTCGAACGCCTCCTGGGTACGGATCGCGGTGGAGCCGATGTGCTCGCCGACCAGGTCGACCCGGGAGACTTCGACGAGATGTCCGCGCTCCAGCACCCCGAGCGAGGCCAGAATCTCGCCGTACAGCCGCGCCACGGTTGTCTTGCCGGTGCCGGGGGAGCCGGTGAACACCAGATGGCGGCGGACGGAGGCCGCCTTCAGCCCGGCCTCCTGACGGCGCCTGCCCACCTCGATCATGTTGGTGAGCGTGCGGACCTCGCGCTTGACGCTGTCCAGGCCGACCAGCGCGTCCAGTTCACCGAGGACGGCGACGGAGGCGCGTACGGGTTCGTCCGGCGGTGTCTCGGGGGCTCGCTGACCGGGGACCGCGGAGAGCAGCCCGGCGGTCTGGGTCGCGGTCAGCACGGCCGCGGGCTGCTCCGTCGTGGGCCGTACGCCGCTCTCGTCACTGGTGCAGTCCTCGACGACGGGCCCGTCGTTCTCCCCGAGCTCGTAGCCGCCGCGGGCACACCGTTCCGTACGGCACCGGCTCAGCGTCGTACGGCAGCCGTCCATCACATGGAAGCCGTAGGCGCCGCTGCCCGTGACCCGGCAGCCGCGGAAAGTGCCGCGGCCCTGCGCCGACACATAGAAACCGGCTTCCGCGGGCGAGGTGACCGTGCAGCGCTCGATCAGCGGATCCGCGCCCTTGGTGACGATCACGCCGGTCTGCGCCGCGTCGATGGTGCAGCCGTTCAGTGTGCCGCCGCTGCCGTGGTCGCGGAACCAGGCGCCGGTGGACGCCTCCCGGATCCGGCAGTCGTCGAGCTGAGCGGTCGCGCCGTCGCTCACCGACACCGCCGTGTTGCGGACCTGGGAGAGGTCACTGTCGACGACATCGGCACGTGAACCGCGGTCGAGGACGAAGATCGCGTCCGGCACGTCGTGGACACGGCACGAGTCGAGGACGGCCGTCGCACCGTCACTGACCCAGACGGCCGGGTAGTCGCCCGTACTGTCATGGATCTCGCACTGGTTGGCGTCCACCCGCGTGCCCGGGTCCCAGACGGACAGACCGTTGCGCCCGAAGCGGCGGACCGTGGAGCGGGTGAGCGTCAGCACGGACCGGGAACGCAGATCGATCGCGTTCTCGGGGATGTCATGGATGTCGCAGTCGGAGAGCGTGAGCACGGCGTCGGTGTCGAGTGTGATGCCGTCCCCCGACGTGCGGTGCACGGTGGAGTCCGTGAGATGGGCGGCAGCGCGCGAGGCGATCTGGATGCCGGTGCCCTTGATCTCGTACACCTCGCAGCCGATGGCCTCCAGCGCGCTGCCCTCGCCGGTGACGGTCAGGCCCGCGCCCGAGGCGTGGTGCACCCGGCAGCGCTCCAGCCGCGGATGCGCACCGCCGCGCACGGAGATGCCCGACTGTCCAGCCGCGACCACCTCGCACTCCTCGAACACCCCGCCCGCGCCGTCCAGTACACCGATGCCGACGCCGGCCGGATTGTCGACGGTACAGCGGCGGACGGTGGGCCGGGCCGCACCGCGTACCTCGAGACCGGCCGCGGAGCGGGTGACGATCCGCAGGTCGATCAGTTCGGGCGTGCCGTCCTCCACCAGGAGCGCCGGGGCGGCCGTGTCCTGCCCCTCCACATGAAGGTCCTGGACGGTGGCGGAGGCGCGCACGGTGATCGGTACGCCGTCCGCGGGCGCGATGCGCACCGAACCGACCGCACCCTCAGGACCGCGCAGGGTGACCGCCCGCTGGACGACGAGGTTCTCGCGGTACGTCCCGGGGCCGATGGTGAGGATGTCGCCGTCCCCTGCGGCCTCCAGGGCTGCGGCGAGAGAGGGGTACTCGCCTGTGCGGCGCCGCCACCGCGAGGTGCCGGTGTGCGTCACCTGGACCGTGCCCTGTGCCATGGTGCTGTTCTGCCCCCACCTCGTTCGGTTCTGCTCCGGCCGCGTCTCTGAGAGGGACGCCCCCTTACCCCCGAGGGAGTCGCACCACCGTAGCGCGCGCGGAGAGCGTGAGTTGACGAGACGTGACGGGTTACCTGATGAGACGCTTGACGGTGGCCTGACGGAAACGCTGATCGCTCATCCGCCCGGTGAGCCGGCCGCCCGGTGAACCGGTCGACGCCCCGGTCAATGGACCGGTCAATGACGAGCCCGGTGAACGGGCATGGTGGCGCGGCGGGTCAGCTTCCCGCGCCCGTACGGCCCCAGTCGGGCCCCGCCTTGGCCCACGCCCGGTCCAGGTCTGCGTACCTTCGCCGTACGAGGTGCCATACGGCCAGCCGTCTGGCGCATTCGATGAACCAGGCGGACATGAGCGCGGCGCCGAACCCCGCGAGCACCGCGTGCACCTGGGCGGTCGTCTCGTCCAGCGGCCGGTTGACGATCCGGCCCGACCTGTCGGTCCAGAGTGTGAAGCTGTCACCGGCGCGCGCGGACTGCAGCACGGTGGAGACGGTTCCGGTGTGCCGACTGCCGTCGGCGGCCGTCCAGTTCGCCACGACCCGCAGTCGTTTCCCTTGCGTGGAGGTGGACTCGGAGTCGTACGCGCCCGACTCCGGCCCCGGGGCGTGGCGCACCACGGTGGCGATGGTCGCCACGCGTTGCTGGCGCTGGATGCGTGCCGACTGCCGCAGGGACTCGTCGGTCAGCGACCCGGTGACCCAGCCGACGGCCGGAGCGCCGCAGAAGACAAGCACTGCGGCGGCCAGCGCCACCCATGCCTCGAGGAGATCGGTCGTACGGCGCAGGGGATTGTGCCGCCAGCGCCAGATTCCTGCAACTGCTCGCACGGTCCTGCACCCCCTTCCGCGTCCGTCATAGCCGTGTACGGCACGGCACAAGCGCGGGTGGCACGAAGAGAGAGGAACGTCACCCCCTCCATTGAGCGCCTCACCCCGCGGTCTGTCCAACGCGACTGGTGGCGCACCGGGTTCCCCGGCCGGGGAGCGGGGCCGGTAGCGGCACGCGCCGACGGGATCAATCGACGACGGTGACAGCGTCCGAGACCCGGATGATGCCGGTCCGCTCCGGCACGAGCAATACGCCGAATGCCAGCCTGTCCCCGATGCGGCGGTGACGGGCAAGCGTACGCAAAGGCTCCTTGCCTCGCTCGGCAGTGCGCTGGTCGGTGGTGGTGACGACGCAGCGGCCACAGGGTTTCATCACCCGGAAGACGGCTTCGCCGATCGAGATCCGCCGCCATTCGTCCTCCGCCCAGGGGGCGACGCCACCCACGACGACGTTCGGCCGGAACCGGGACATGGGCAGGGGGCCCTCGTCGGCGTGGTCGCCCTGTGCGATGAGGGAGTTGAGTGCGTCGAGCGAGGAGAGGGTGGTGACGAGCAACGGAGACGAGTCGCCGAAGTTGA
Proteins encoded in this window:
- a CDS encoding right-handed parallel beta-helix repeat-containing protein, with protein sequence MAQGTVQVTHTGTSRWRRRTGEYPSLAAALEAAGDGDILTIGPGTYRENLVVQRAVTLRGPEGAVGSVRIAPADGVPITVRASATVQDLHVEGQDTAAPALLVEDGTPELIDLRIVTRSAAGLEVRGAARPTVRRCTVDNPAGVGIGVLDGAGGVFEECEVVAAGQSGISVRGGAHPRLERCRVHHASGAGLTVTGEGSALEAIGCEVYEIKGTGIQIASRAAAHLTDSTVHRTSGDGITLDTDAVLTLSDCDIHDIPENAIDLRSRSVLTLTRSTVRRFGRNGLSVWDPGTRVDANQCEIHDSTGDYPAVWVSDGATAVLDSCRVHDVPDAIFVLDRGSRADVVDSDLSQVRNTAVSVSDGATAQLDDCRIREASTGAWFRDHGSGGTLNGCTIDAAQTGVIVTKGADPLIERCTVTSPAEAGFYVSAQGRGTFRGCRVTGSGAYGFHVMDGCRTTLSRCRTERCARGGYELGENDGPVVEDCTSDESGVRPTTEQPAAVLTATQTAGLLSAVPGQRAPETPPDEPVRASVAVLGELDALVGLDSVKREVRTLTNMIEVGRRRQEAGLKAASVRRHLVFTGSPGTGKTTVARLYGEILASLGVLERGHLVEVSRVDLVGEHIGSTAIRTQEAFDRARGGVLFIDEAYALSPEDSGRDFGKEAIDTLVKLMEDHREAVVVIVAGYTAEMERFLSVNPGVASRFSRTITFSDYVPEELLRIVEQQAEEHEYRLGTGTGEALLKYFTALPKGPAFGNGRTARQTFESMVERHAGRVAELTEANTDDLTLLYPDDLPELP